A window of Cellulomonas fimi contains these coding sequences:
- a CDS encoding sigma-70 family RNA polymerase sigma factor has protein sequence MSNNTAATDELVTTHLPLVGYAVSEMLHRVPPTVSRDELASAGSLALVLAAQAYDPATGVPFARYASLRIKGALVDELRSMDWASRGARQRVRELAATTERLTSVLKRKPTREELAHAMGVDVRAVDDATRDAERRVLSMDATEGTVADLVVDREPTPEESVLADERHRWLRAAVVTLPDRLRTVIEGLFLQDRSVADLAAELGVTQSRISQLRTEALGLLRDGMNAGLDPDLVPAPERADGVAERRRQSYFAAVAARAALVTSIPTADRLSGVPTQRDVVAAPDGTPVAARLRGA, from the coding sequence GTGAGCAACAACACAGCGGCGACCGACGAGCTCGTCACGACGCACCTGCCCCTCGTCGGGTACGCGGTCAGCGAGATGCTGCACCGCGTCCCCCCGACCGTGTCGCGCGACGAGCTCGCGTCGGCCGGCAGCCTCGCGCTGGTGCTCGCCGCCCAGGCGTACGACCCGGCCACCGGGGTGCCGTTCGCCCGCTACGCGTCGCTGCGCATCAAGGGCGCGCTCGTCGACGAGCTGCGGTCGATGGACTGGGCGTCGCGCGGCGCCCGGCAGCGCGTCCGCGAGCTCGCCGCGACCACCGAGCGGCTCACGAGCGTGCTCAAGCGCAAGCCGACGCGCGAGGAGCTCGCGCACGCCATGGGCGTCGACGTCCGGGCCGTCGACGACGCGACCCGCGACGCCGAGCGTCGCGTCCTGTCGATGGACGCGACCGAGGGCACCGTCGCCGACCTCGTCGTCGACCGCGAGCCCACGCCCGAGGAGAGCGTCCTCGCCGACGAGCGCCACCGCTGGCTGCGCGCCGCCGTCGTCACGCTGCCCGACCGCCTGCGCACCGTGATCGAGGGCCTGTTCCTCCAGGACCGCAGCGTCGCCGACCTCGCCGCCGAGCTCGGCGTCACGCAGTCGCGCATCAGCCAGCTCCGCACCGAGGCCCTCGGCCTGCTGCGTGACGGCATGAACGCCGGCCTCGACCCCGACCTCGTGCCCGCGCCCGAGCGCGCCGACGGCGTCGCCGAGCGCCGCCGTCAGTCCTACTTCGCCGCCGTCGCCGCGCGCGCCGCGCTCGTCACGTCGATCCCGACCGCCGACCGGCTGTCGGGCGTGCCGACCCAGCGCGACGTCGTCGCCGCGCCCGACGGGACCCCCGTCGCGGCGCGTCTGCGCGGCGCCTGA
- the flgN gene encoding flagellar export chaperone FlgN yields MPLNGLSDALWQQRNLLELLLFKLEEEQLILTSGRSRWLGHATREVETVLDEIRTAELGRALAAELAAVTLGLPGEASLAEIAAAAPAPWDDLLRAHRDAFASLAAEIGQLSDGNRELLALSHRATQETLATLQDVHTYTGAGTTAAAAPAARLVDRTL; encoded by the coding sequence ATGCCCCTCAACGGGCTCTCCGACGCACTGTGGCAGCAGCGCAACCTGCTCGAGCTCCTCCTCTTCAAGCTCGAGGAGGAGCAGCTGATCCTCACCAGCGGACGCTCCCGCTGGCTCGGTCACGCGACCCGTGAGGTCGAGACCGTCCTCGACGAGATCCGCACGGCCGAGCTCGGGCGCGCGCTCGCCGCCGAGCTCGCCGCCGTCACGCTCGGGCTGCCCGGCGAGGCCAGCCTCGCCGAGATCGCCGCCGCCGCCCCCGCCCCCTGGGACGACCTGCTGCGCGCGCACCGCGACGCCTTCGCGTCGCTCGCCGCCGAGATCGGCCAGCTGTCCGACGGCAACCGCGAGCTCCTCGCGCTCTCCCACCGCGCCACGCAGGAGACGCTCGCGACGCTGCAGGACGTCCACACGTACACGGGCGCGGGCACGACCGCGGCGGCCGCACCCGCCGCCCGCCTCGTCGACCGCACCCTCTGA